From the genome of Danio aesculapii chromosome 16, fDanAes4.1, whole genome shotgun sequence, one region includes:
- the il11a gene encoding uncharacterized protein il11a, which yields MKLLGDSSSSLLLSLLLAQLHLLASAFPVHHRRNQIDFDKLSNQTKLLLTLTRNLLKDRVFSTEINHHRFKSLPAISSRASDFATLEVKPTLSQLHANLKSFQHHFEWLNNITHKQQHSIPKLTDMVSHIGGLVNSLQRQMNHIGAPRLPVPSPSLPPIPTFHWEMVQTSQELLEQFSLFCDWAARVLGRTRSLLTSREAPVVGSTGTSPSGPIRIVGK from the exons ATGAAAT TGCTGGGTGACTCCTCCTCATCGCTGCTCCTCTCGCTGCTGTTGGCTCAACTACATTTGTTAGCATCTGCCTTCCCTGTCCATCACCGGCGGAACCAGATCGACTTCGACAAGCTGAGCAATCAGACCAAACTCCTTCTGACGCTGACTCGGAATCTACTG AAAGACCGGGTGTTTAGCACAGAGATTAATCATCACAGGTTCAAGTCTCTTCCAGCAATCAGTAGCAGAGCCAGTGACTTCGCAACTCTAGAG GTCAAGCCTACTCTTTCTCAGCTCCATGCAAACCTCAAGTCCTTTCAGCACCATTTTGAGTGGCTGAACAACATAACACACAAGCAGCAGCACAGCATACCAAAGCTGACGGACATGGTCTCCCACATCGGGGGGCTCGTAAACTCCTTACAGCGCCAG ATGAACCACATAGGGGCTCCCCGACTCCCAGTCCCCTCCCCGTCACTCCCACCCATTCCCACCTTTCACTGGGAGATGGTTCAGACCTCTCAGGAGCTCCTGGAACAGTTCTCACTCTTCTGTGATTGGGCCGCTCGAGTGTTGGGCAGGACGCGGTCTTTATTAACCTCCAGAGAAGCACCTGTCGTAGGGAGCACCGGGACATCTCCCAGTGGCCCAATTCGAATTGTGGGGAAATAG